The window GTCGACCTGAAGTCCGACCGGTTTTTGCTTCAGGTCAAACGACACCAGCGGCGGTGAGTCCATGCCGGAGCAATAGACGATCTTTTCGCTCTTGCTTAATCGCTCGGGTAACTCGGGGGCAGCAAACGCCCATTGGGAACACAGACTCAAGGTGAACACCGCAACTAACGCGCAAGGCTTTTGCATGACATGACTCCAGGTGGCTGCAACGGGGGATGTGTTTGTTCTTCTACTGATGAGCCTCAAGAAACTGAATCAACCGCGGGATGGTGCCTTCGATGTGCTCGCACACCACGGCGGCTGCCTTATCCGGATCGCCGGAACGCAACGCGGTCACGATCGAGGCGTGTTCGTCCCGGGCACTGCGGGGTTTGTCGGCGTGTTGCAGCCATAGGCGCATGTGCGGCTCGATCACCGAATACAGCGCCGAAATTTGCCGCATCAGGCGCGGGCGCTCACTCAAGCTGCACAGGTATTCATGGAAGGCGCGATGGCGGCTGACCCACTCGGCACCGTCCTCGCGGTAATCGTCCATCTCATCGAGCAGACGCTCCAGATGGCTGAAATGGCGCTCGCTCATTTTGGTGACAGCCACCCGGATGGCGAGGCCTTCCAGGGCACTGCGCATCTCGAAGACTTCGCGCATTTCGTCGATGTTCAAGCCGCGAACGATGGCGCCGCGATTGGGCCGCAGCGTCACCAGGCCGTCGGCATCCAGACGGCGGAAGGCTTCGCGCACGGGCATGCGGCTCATGCCGATTTCACCGGCGATGTCCTCGGCGATCAGCCGCTCGCCGGTGCGGTAACGTCCCTTGCAGATGGCCTCGAGAAGAAAATTGTAAGCCTCTTCCTCGGCGGTAACAGGCTGGCGCTCGGTGTAAACAGGGGCAAATTTCATCGGTGCACCTTTTGTATTTTTGTATCCAATTATCCATAAAGCCAAAAAAGCACGATGCATGCCAGATTACGCCTGGTACATGCAGGTGATTGATTAGGTTGATTTATTGAGAATGTAGGACGCCGGTGCGCGGATTGATCAGAGTCGGGTAACGAGTTGAAATGCCCCAGTCTGGGGTCGACAGGCCCCAAAGAGGTGCTGCTGGTAACACAACTGAAACCTTTGACTGCAATCGAACGTCGCGGCGATCGGTGAGCGACGAAACAGAACGGCGCTCATGGGGATGAAACGTTTTTTCTGCGCTCCTAACCCTTTACTCTTGCGTGTAAAGTAGCCGCCATAAAATCTAAATCAGGAACCCTGACCGTGGCTAAATCCTCTCTCGACATCAGTGCCAATTTCGACAGCGGCAACATTCAGGTCATTGACCTCAGCGACCCGCTCAAGCCCCTGCTGGCGATCCGCCCCGATACCAAGAGCAATCACTTTCAATGGTTCCACTTCAAGGCCAGCGGCCTGCACGTCGGTCAGGAACACTGGTTTCGCCTGAACAATGCCAGCCAGTCTTCGTACAACAAGGCCTGGGACGGTTATCAGGCGGTCGCGTCGTACGACCACGTCAACTGGTTCCGCGTGCCAACCATCTTCGAAGGCGACTGCCTGCGCTTCTGCCTTGAAGCCACGCAAACCCACGCCTGGTTCGCCTACTTCGAACCCTACAGCCGTGGCCGCCACGACTGGCTCATCGAACAGGCGCTGACCAAGGCCGGCACCGAACTGCTGGCCACCGGCAAGAGCGTCGAAGGTCGCGACATCCAGTTGCTGCGCAAAGGCACCGGCGCTGAAGGCCAACGCAAAGTGTGGATCATCGCCCAGCAACATCCGGGCGAACACATGGCCGAGTGGTTCATGGAAGGTGTGATCGAACGCCTGGAACACCACGACGACCCGGTGCTGAATAAACTGCTGGCCAGTGCCGACTTGTACCTGGTGCCGAACATGAACCCGGACGGTGCCTTCCACGGCCACCTGCGCACCAATGCCATGGGCCAGGACCTGAACCGCGCATGGCAGAACGCCAGCCCGGAAATCAGTCCGGAAGTGTTTTTCGTACAGCAGCAGATGGAAAAGTACGGCGTCGATATGTTCATCGACGCGCACGGTGACGAGGAAATCCCTCACGTGTTCACCGCCGCGTGCGAAGGCAACCCGGGCTACACGCCGCGCATCGAAAAACTCGAAGAGCATTTCCGCAGCCACCTGAAGCACACCACCAAGGACTTCCAGACCAAACACGGCTACACCCGCGACGAACCGGGGCAAGCCAACATGACGCTGGCCTGCAACAGCGTTGGCCAGAAGTTTGATTGCCTGTCACTGACCCTGGAAATGCCGTTCAAGGATCACGACGAACATCCGAACCCGTTGACGGGGTGGTCGGGCAAGCGGTCGAAGCAGTTGGGGAAGGATGTTTTGACGACTGTGGCGGATATGGTTGGTATTCTTCGCTAATACGCCGATCAACAAATCATGGCCTCAATGAGGCCATGAATCGCAAGGAATGCAGAAATCATTAAAATTTTGTTTATTTTTGCAGGGACACCAGCACGTTGATGGGAACCTCCCAACTACCTGACAAATTACGCGCCTTCATTTTCAGTGCTCCGTTAAATATACCTGAAGGTAGACCGGGATTATCTGCTTCAAGAAATGTCAGTTTGAAAGAAAAATCAATCTGATTTTGCTCCGAATTTTGACAACCAATATAAGAGTTCATGGCATACCAACCACACCTCCCCAACGCACGCTCTCCACGCAAATAAATGGTATGTTTCACACCACTACTATTTTCTAGTTCCACAGTTAGCCTGTTGTAGCCTGCTATCGCATAAACAAGCGTTGTTGGACCTTGGTCTGGAGCCAAAGTAACTACACCAGCCTGATAACTCCTTAACACGCTCAAATTCACGGTCTGCGTGGTAGTGCTTCCGTTGAGATTCAGAGCTATTCGATGAGTATTGGATGGTAGATTAGTGTATGAGGATAGCCGATCCGCATTCTCGCGCCATACTCGAGCCATGTTAGCAGTAGCTGTATTACCCAACGGCAAGCCGTGTTGATCTCGAACGGCTGAAGTTGAATAGTAAGGGGCTTCATTTCCACATTGAGCAGTGGTGGATTTCCCATTATTGAAACCGAAGTTATAACCTCCTCCCGGCTCATGACAGTGCCCCCCACCCACGTTATGGCCTACTTCATGACGAAACGCCTCTCCATAGACATACCCCAAAGCTAAACGGCCTGGCACGTACGCCCAACCAACGGCCGAATCATCGGGATGACCGGAAAAAATCCCATACAGCATATCTGGATCAAATGCTTGCATACTGGCAGAAAATATCTCAGGCAATCGGCTTAGCGTATCAGGCGTGAGTGGATAATTAGTCTCAACGACTTGCACCCCGACCAATTTCATCGAAACATTGGTTACTTGAGAGTTACGCAGAGCCAGATTGACGCTTTCCACTTGAGCCAATGCATTGGCATGAGCGTCTCCACCAGCGGCCTCAACCGCAGAACGTGAATATCCGATGAGCATTTCGATGACATAGGGGCCCTCCGAAGTGCGCGACTCCGGTACAACAGTCTTTGCGTCTTCCACGACCGTATCCGGGAGTGAATAATCTCGCTTTGGAAAAGGAGTATACCGACTATCACCTTTACCGTTGATTACAAGCAAACCTTTGTTTCCTGGTTGTTCAATAACAGCAGTCAACCCACCGTCACCAGACCTGACCGTCACCAATGAGCCGACAGACTTGTCCGGCATTAATAGATTCCCGCTCTCAACGGTATAACCATCAATCACCTTCGAACTCGACCGCTCAAACACCCCCGGTTTAATTACATCCGCATAAAGTTCTGCCGTTGTCTTACTCGCCACATTCTCCACAACCCAACTTTTCGGCCCAGCGGGATCTGGCGCAGGTGAATGAGCACACGCTCCAAGCAACCCAGCCAACAACACAACCGACAGCGAAGTACAAACACCTCGCATAAAACGCACACCTGCAGTCTTGAACATGACTCGTCTCCCTGAATGACACGAACAGTGCTGTTCGACTGGCCCCATCCGAGGCCACTGCAGTCTTCGAGCATTGAACGCGTCTTTTCGAGATGGCGAAACTGTCAAAGTTGACAGGTGGGGGGCTACACCAACCTGTAGGAGCTGCCGCAGGCTGCGATCTTTTGATCTTGACCTTTAAAAGCAAAGACAAAAGATCGCAGCCTGCGGCAGCTCCTACATTGGTCGTGTGTGTCGCGGAGTTCAGCCGCGATCCTTACCCCGCAACATGCTGTCCAGCACATCATCCCGACGTACCCAGGCATGAAACAACGCCGCCGCCAAATGCAGCAGCACGGTCAAAAACAGCAAGTACGCCAGATACCCGTGGGCCTTGCGCAGGAACGCAAACACCTGAGCGTTGGCCGCAACGATCGATGGTAATTGCAGCGAGCTGCTGAGCATCACCGGTTCGCCGGACGCCGAAATCATCGCCCAACCCAGCAACGGCAAAACCAGCATCAAGACGTACAGCAACACATGCGAGGCTTTGGCCGCGAGTGCTTGCCAACCCGGCAGGTCGGCGGGTAATGGAGGCTGCGTGGTGGAAAAACGCACCACAAGACGCACGATTACCAACAGCAGAATCGCAACGCCCAAGGGTTTGTGCAGGTGGATCAGCATTTCATGTCGCTCAGACACCGAAGCGACCATGCCCGCGCCGATAAACAACATGGCGATGATCATCAGCGCCATCAGCCAGTGCAGCAAGCGCGCCAGAGGAGCGAAGTGGTTGGGTTGAGTGCTCATTGCTGGGCCTCCTGTTTGGCGGCGGGCAATTGGCTGACTTCGCTGGTGCGACGCAGGTAGGACGTGGCGTAACCAGCTGAACGAGCGGCGAGCAACGGGTCGTCGGAACCTTCGATACCGGCGGGCAATACCAAGGGGTCGTAGTTGATATCACGGCACTCGCCGCTGAGTTGCGGCTGGGTGCTTTCAAGCACCAGCGTGCCGGCGTTCAACACTTTGCGCCCTTCGGGCCAGGCTTTGCTGGCGTCGTTCACTGGGTCGCCGGGGTTAGCCAACGTGATGTTCAACTGCCAACGCAGCGGCCCAGCGGCGATCCGTTGCACCAGATCCTTCTCCAAAAAATCGCTGCCTTCCGGCGCCGTGGCACCCGGTGCGTCCTGAGCCACCGGCACCATGCTCCAGCGCACCGCTTGCCGCTGCCCGGCGGCGTTCACCAGATAGAACGCGTTGACGCTGTTGTAGGTTTCGGTCACGTAGCTGGCCGAAGGCCTGGCCGTCTTGACCCACGTCAGAAACGGCACGGCTTCCGGGTGCGCTGCGAAGAATGCCGGCACAGCCTTGGGGTCCGGCTTGCCGGTAGCCGGGTCCGGCGATTGCGCCTGCTGGAATTGATAGAACGCCTCGGGCGTGCCCACCGGGAACACCGGCATGCTGTTCATCCCGGTGCGCCATTGCTGGCCGTTGGCCTGGGTGAAACGCAATGCCAGGCTGCGGATCGGCACGGCATTGTCCGGGGCATAAGGATTGCCGGCCGGCAGGGCCAATCGTCCGACCACCGGGGTGCGCGGCTCATTGAACACTTGCGCCGTGGAATAACTGCGCGCCTCGCCGCTGCTCTCGAAATGGCCGATCACGCACACGCCTTTGGAGTGATTGCGACGGAATCCGGGATGCACGCCGTTGTTGGTTTCCAGCACATTGATCAGTTTTTTCGGCGTCAGGCGCTGTGGGTCAAGCGCGCCGTTGACGTAGGCAAACGCCCCGGCCACGGCGGCGACGACCACGGCAATGCCGGCCAGACGCAATGTCAGGCTCGCGGCACTCAACGGTGGCCGGGTTGGCGGTGATGATCGATCTACCATGAAAGACTCCAGGGCCATCGGCCGCGAGTGAGAAGAATCAGGCAGACGAACCGCGCAGCGGTTTATTCCCTCGCGCGGTATTTATTTTTTCGGGCGTGGAATAACCTCCAGTCCCGGGCGTCTTCCTAGTCCACAGCGTAGTGACTAGTCAGTACTTCATGAACGATATCGACGAACAACTGAGAGAAATCATTCCCAGATTGCGGCGATTTGCCGTGTCGTTGACGCGCAACTCCAGCAGCGCCGACGACCTGGTTCAAGCCAGCCTGGAGCGTGCGCTGTCGAGTTGGGGCGCCAAGCGAGCCGACGGTGATTTGCGCGCCTGGCTGTTTTCGATTCTCTATCGACAGTTTCTCGATGCGCATCGACGTTCCCGGCGCTATGCACGCATGCTCGAATTTTTCACCGGGCGCGACGATGCGCAGCCGTCGGTGGAGCGCACCGTCATCGCGCAATCGACCCTCAACGCCTTCGACCGACTGCCCACCGAACAGCGCGCTCTGCTGCTTTGGGTGTCGGTCGAAGGCCTGAGTTATAAAGAGGTCGCCGAGATTCTCGACGTACCCACCGGCACCGTGATGTCCCGCCTGTCCCGGGCCCGCCAGGCCCTGCGCCAACTCAGCGATGGCGAAATCACCCGCCCAGCCCTGCGGAGACTCAAATGATCAGCATGCCCCCAAGCGAGCGCGACCTGCACGCGTACGTCGACCATCAACTCAACGAAGACGACCGACGTCTGGTGGAGACTTTTCTTGCAAGTAATTCGGACGTTTCCGCACAGGTCCGCGCCTGGCAGCAGGACGCCCAGCAACTGCGCGCGGCGCTCAGCGGCGCGTTGCAGCAAACCGCCAACCCGGCGCTTGATCCGGCGATGATTCGTCAGCGCCTCAAACGCCAATCGCGGCGACACCTGGCCAGCGCCGCGGTGTTGCTGATTGCGGTCAGCGTCGGCGGCTTCGGCGGCTGGCAAGCTCGGCAAATGACCTTCATCAGCGCTCAGCTACCGATGACCGATGCCCTGCAAGCCTATCGCCTGATTGCCCAGCAAGAAATATTGCCGGCCGACTACAAGGCCAGTGACGACGGCGACATGCAGGGCTGGCTCGACCGTTATTTCACCCTGGCCAATCGCCTGCCCGATCTTGCCGACGCCGGGTTCAAACCGGTGAGCGGACGCTTGCTCAGCACCGAACAAGGGCCGGCGGCAATGGTGGTCTACAAGAATCAAGGCGGGCAAAAGATCAGCTTCTACGTGCGCCCGCCGGGGCCGAAAAACTATCTGCTGCCGAGAGGCAGCCGCAGCGATGGCGGTTTGCAGGCCGAGTATTGGTCCGGGGGTGGCTACAACTATGCGATGGTCAGCCCGACCGATACGCCGGCGGCGCAGATGCTGAGGCAGACTCTGCAATTCTGATCACACACCAATCCCTATGTGGGAGCCAGCCTGCTGGCGATAGCGCCCTTACAGTCACTGCAATGTTGACTGACAGACCGCCATCGCCAGCAGGCTGGCTCCCACAGTTTCACCCCTGCCCAAACACCTGCGAAGGCCTGCGCAGCAACGGATCAAACGGATTGATCCGCGGCCCGATCAGCGCCGCTTCACGCTTGAGCATGTCCACCACCGTCGGCAAGCGATCCGGCCCGAGGCGATCACTCACCGTCGCCACACTCAACGCCGCCACCGCCCGCCCCTCACGATCGAGAATCGGCACCGCGACCCCGGCCATGCCCTGCAACACGCCGGTGTTGCGCCCGGCATAACCGAGCTTGCGCACGTTCTCGACTTCCGAGCGCAAAAACACTTCGTCGTACAGATGGAAATCCTTCAACCGGGGCAGGTTGTAATGGATCACCGTGTCGCGCTCTTCTTCCGGCAGAAACGCCAGGATCGCCAGGCTGCCCTGCCCCACGCCCAACGCCACGCGCCCGCCGATATCCCCGGTAAAGGTGCGAATCGGAAACGGCCCTTCACTGCGATCCAGACAGATCGCATCAAAGCCGCAACGCGCCAGCAAGAACAACGAATCACCCAGCGACGCCGACAGCCGCAGCAACGCCGGACGCACCAGTTCGCGCAGGTTGCCGCTGTTGCCCGCGCGGGCGGCCAGGGCGAAAAAATCCAGGCTCAGTCGATAGCGTTTGCTGCGCGCATCCTGCTCGACCATGCCCTCGTCCATCAGGCTGCGCAGCAGACGGTGGGTGGTCGGTTGCGACAAACCGATGTGTTGCGCCAGTTGCGTCACCCGCTCCCCGCCCTCAACCGTATCGCCCAACGCACGCAGCACCGCAAACAGTCTTGAGACGGCCCCGACTCCGACTTCATTTTTACTTTCATTCCGCTCAATGGAATCTGACATGTGATTTCTCGACAATTAATTTACTGATCGAATAAAACTAAAAATAGTCATCGCCTCAGTGAAATAGGCCATTGAGCCCATCCTAGTCTTCGACCTAATCTGCGTCCAGACGGGGTGATTCGAACAACAACGGCAGCCGACTGAAGTCGAGCGCCATCGCACCCCGCAACAACTTTTCGTATCTGCCCATACAAAAAAGCGCGCCCTCGGGCGACGCATAACAATCTCAGGTGGAGGCGCAGGCATGGCTTTTGTGCAACTTGAAAAACTCGGCAAACGCTACGGTGAAATCGACGCCGTGGTCGCCACCGACCTCTCAGTCGAGAAAGGCGAATTCGTTTCTCTGCTCGGCCCTTCCGGGTGCGGCAAAACCACCACCCTGCAAATGATCGCCGGCTTCGTCGAAGTCACCAGCGGGCGCATCGTGCTCGACGGTCGCGACATCACCCACGCCAAACCCGCCAGCCGTGGCCTCGGCGTGGTGTTCCAGAGTTACGCGTTGTTCCCGCACATGACCGTCAAGGACAACGTCGCCTTCGGCCTGCGCATGCGCAAAGTGCCGGGCGCCGAAATCCAGCAACGGGTCGATCGGGTGCTGAAACTGGTGCGCCTCAATCAGCACGCCGAGCGTTACCCACGGGAACTGTCCGGCGGCCAGCGTCAGCGTGTCGCCCTGGCCCGGGCGCTGGTGATCCAGCCGCCGGTGCTGCTGCTCGATGAACCGCTGTCCAACCTCGACGCCAATCTGCGCGAAGAGATGCAATTCGAGATCCGCCGCATCCAGCGCGAAGTCGGCATCACCACGCTGATGGTCACCCACGACCAGTCCGAGGCGCTGTCGATCAGTGACCGCGTGGTGGTAATGCAGGCCGGGCGCATCACCCAGATCGACGCGCCTTACACCCTCTACGAACACCCGCGCACCGAGTTCATTTCCGGTTTCGTCGGCAAGGCCAATCTGTTGCCCGGTGAACGCGACACGGCCGGCGTGGTTCAGGTGTGCAGTCGTGGCGACGGTGATCTGACCCTCAGTCTGCGCCCGGAAAAAATCGACCTGCGCGACGCCGGACATGGCCGCTTGCAAGGCAAGATTGCCAGCCGTTTCTTTCTCGGCAGCCAATGGCTGTACGGCGTATCAACCAACCTCGGTGAACTGTGCGTAGTGCGCCGCAACGATGGCTCGGCGCCGCTGAGCGAAGGCACCGCCGTCGGCCTCGATTGGGACGCAGCGCTGTTGCGCGTGCTGAGTGTCGACGAGGTGACGGCATGAGTACGCTCGCTGCCATCCGCCAAGGACGCCAGGGTTACTGGTTGTCGGCACCGGCCCTGGCCTTGTACCTCGGGTTGTTGGTTATCCCGCTGGCCTTGACGTTGGTGCTGTCGTTCAACGTCTTCGACTACAGCTCGGGGATCGACGGCGACGCCTTCACCGTCGAGCACTACAGCAGCCTGCTGGGCGATCCGTACTTCTATGAAATCTTTCTGCGGACCTTGTGGATCAGCGCGCTGACCACTCTGCTTTGCGTGCTGATCGGCGTCCCTGAGGCCTACATCCTCAGCCGCATGGGCACGCCGTGGCGTTCGATTTTCCTGATCCTGATCCTCACGCCGTTGCTGATTTCCGTGGTGGTGCGCGCGTTCGGCTGGAGCCTGTTGCTCGGCGCCGATGGCCTGTTCAATCAGACGTTGCAAGCATTCGGCGGCTCGCCGATGAAGCTGCTCTACACGCCGTTTGCCGTGGTGATTGCGCTGGTCCACGTGATGCTGCCGTTCATGATCATTCCGGTCTGGACCTCGCTGCAAAAACTCGACCCCGCCGCCGAGCAAGCCGCGCTGTCGCTGGGCGCCAGTCAGTTCACGGTGATTCGTCAGGTGGTGCTGCCGCAAGTGATGCCCGGCATTTTGTCCGGAACGCTGATCGTGTTCGGCCTCGCCGCCAGCTCTTTCGCGATTCCCGGGCTGCTTGGCGGACGCCGCTTGAAGATGGTCGCCACGCTGATCTACGACCAGTACCTGTCGGAGCTCAACTGGCCCATGGGCGCGGCGATCGCCGTGGCCCTGCTGCTCATCAACCTGCTGATCATGCTGTCGTGGAACCGCATGATCGAAGGCCGCTACAAGAAGTCATTGGGATAATTCGCCATGTCCAGGAACGGTCCTTTCGCCCTGTTGTTTCATACCCTGGTGGTGCTGTTCATGCTCGCGCCGCTGGTGGTGGTGTGCCTGGTGGCCTTCACCCCGGAGAACACCCTGAGCCTGCCGACCACGGATTTTTCCCTGCGCTGGTTCCGTGCGGTGTTCGAGCGCGCCGATTTTGTCGATGCGTTCTACAACAGCCTGATCCTCGCCTTCAGCGCCGCCTCGCTGGCGACCCTGATTGCCGTACCCGCCGCGCTGGCGATCACTCGTTTCGAATTTCCCGGCCGGGACTTTCTCAACGGGCTGTTTCTGTCACCGATCATCATTCCGCACCTGGTGCTGGGTGTGGCGCTGCTGCGTCTGTTTGCGCTGATGGGGGTCAACGGCAGCTTCGCCTGGCTGATCTTCGCCCACGTGCTGGTGATCACGCCGTATGTGCTGCGACTGGTGTTGGCCTCGGCCATCGGCCTGGACCGCAGTGCCGAACACGCGGCGCAATCGTTGGGTGCCGGGCGTTTCACGCTGTTCCGGCAGATCACTTTGCCGATGATTCTGCCGGGTGTCGCTGGCGGTTGGTTGCTGGCGTTCATCAACAGTTTCGACGAGGTCACGCTGTCGATCTTCGTCACCTCGCCGGCCACGCAAACCCTGCCGGTGCGCATGTACGTGTACGCCACCGAATCCATCGATCCGATGATGGCCGCAGTGTCGGCGCTGGTGATTGCGCTGACCGCGGTGACCATGATTCTGCTCGACCGGGTCTATGGCCTGGATCGGGTTCTGGTAGGGAAACAATGAGGACGCCATGGTGCTGCTGAAACGACTGGCCGAAGGCGACCGCTCGGCCCTGGACTTTACCCTCGACGGCCAACCGGCCAGCGCCTTGCTCGGTGACACCGTGTTGACGGCGGTGCTGACCTGCGGCGAACACCTGCGCGGCAGCGACTTCAGCGCCGAACCCCGCGCCGGTTTCTGCCTGATGGGCGCCTGCCAGGATTGCTGGGTGCGCCTGGGCGATGGCCGCCGGGTGCGCGCCTGCTCGACCCTGCTCGAAGCCGGACAACAAATCAGCCGCGAACCGGGGCGATCGTTATGAAACCCGTCGTCATCATCGGCGCCGGGCCGGCCGGGATTCGCGCGGCACAAACGTTGGTCGAACACGGTGTACACCCGGTTCTGCTGGATGAAGCGGCACGCGGTGGTGGGCAGATTTATCGGCGTCAGCCGGCCAACTTCAAGCGTTCGCCGGTCAAGCTGTATGGCTTCGAAGCGCGCAAGGCCAATGCGCTGCACCAGACAATCGACATCCTGCGCGAGCAACTGGATTACCGCCCGGAAACGCTGGTCTGGAACGCCGAGGACGACGCACTCGACACGTTGCAGGATGGCCGGGCCGGGCGACTGGCGTTTTCCAAAGTGATCGTCGCCACCGGCGCCACCGACCGGATTCTCCCGGTGCCGGGCTGGACCCTGCCCGGCGTCTACAGCCTCGGCGCCGCACAGATCGCCTTGAAATTCCAGGGCTGCGCCATCGGCGAGCGCGTGGTGTTTGCCGGCAGTGGACCGCTGCTGTACCTGGTCGCCTATCAATACGCCAAGGCCGGCGCGAAGGTTACCGCCGTGCTCGACAGCTCGCCGTTCAGCGCTCAGGCCCGCGCCCTGCCCGGCCTGCTGGCGCAACCGGCCACGCTGGCCAAAGGCATTTATTACCGAGGCTGGCTGACCGCCCACGGCATCGCGGTGCATCAGGGCGCAACGCTGAATCGCATCGACGGTGAACAGCGCGTGCAGTCGCTGAAATGGTCCGACTCTAACGGCCAACATCAGCTGGACTGCGACGCCGTCGCTTTCGCCCACGGCCTGCGCAGCGAAACCCAACTCGCCGACTTGCTGGGTTGTGAGTTCGCCTGGAACCCGCTCAATCGCGCGTGGCTGCCAACTC of the Pseudomonas sp. MAG733B genome contains:
- a CDS encoding sigma-70 family RNA polymerase sigma factor encodes the protein MNDIDEQLREIIPRLRRFAVSLTRNSSSADDLVQASLERALSSWGAKRADGDLRAWLFSILYRQFLDAHRRSRRYARMLEFFTGRDDAQPSVERTVIAQSTLNAFDRLPTEQRALLLWVSVEGLSYKEVAEILDVPTGTVMSRLSRARQALRQLSDGEITRPALRRLK
- a CDS encoding ABC transporter permease, with the protein product MSTLAAIRQGRQGYWLSAPALALYLGLLVIPLALTLVLSFNVFDYSSGIDGDAFTVEHYSSLLGDPYFYEIFLRTLWISALTTLLCVLIGVPEAYILSRMGTPWRSIFLILILTPLLISVVVRAFGWSLLLGADGLFNQTLQAFGGSPMKLLYTPFAVVIALVHVMLPFMIIPVWTSLQKLDPAAEQAALSLGASQFTVIRQVVLPQVMPGILSGTLIVFGLAASSFAIPGLLGGRRLKMVATLIYDQYLSELNWPMGAAIAVALLLINLLIMLSWNRMIEGRYKKSLG
- a CDS encoding cytochrome b/b6 domain-containing protein, translated to MSTQPNHFAPLARLLHWLMALMIIAMLFIGAGMVASVSERHEMLIHLHKPLGVAILLLVIVRLVVRFSTTQPPLPADLPGWQALAAKASHVLLYVLMLVLPLLGWAMISASGEPVMLSSSLQLPSIVAANAQVFAFLRKAHGYLAYLLFLTVLLHLAAALFHAWVRRDDVLDSMLRGKDRG
- a CDS encoding catalase family peroxidase: MVDRSSPPTRPPLSAASLTLRLAGIAVVVAAVAGAFAYVNGALDPQRLTPKKLINVLETNNGVHPGFRRNHSKGVCVIGHFESSGEARSYSTAQVFNEPRTPVVGRLALPAGNPYAPDNAVPIRSLALRFTQANGQQWRTGMNSMPVFPVGTPEAFYQFQQAQSPDPATGKPDPKAVPAFFAAHPEAVPFLTWVKTARPSASYVTETYNSVNAFYLVNAAGQRQAVRWSMVPVAQDAPGATAPEGSDFLEKDLVQRIAAGPLRWQLNITLANPGDPVNDASKAWPEGRKVLNAGTLVLESTQPQLSGECRDINYDPLVLPAGIEGSDDPLLAARSAGYATSYLRRTSEVSQLPAAKQEAQQ
- a CDS encoding GntR family transcriptional regulator — encoded protein: MKFAPVYTERQPVTAEEEAYNFLLEAICKGRYRTGERLIAEDIAGEIGMSRMPVREAFRRLDADGLVTLRPNRGAIVRGLNIDEMREVFEMRSALEGLAIRVAVTKMSERHFSHLERLLDEMDDYREDGAEWVSRHRAFHEYLCSLSERPRLMRQISALYSVIEPHMRLWLQHADKPRSARDEHASIVTALRSGDPDKAAAVVCEHIEGTIPRLIQFLEAHQ
- a CDS encoding (2Fe-2S)-binding protein; the protein is MVLLKRLAEGDRSALDFTLDGQPASALLGDTVLTAVLTCGEHLRGSDFSAEPRAGFCLMGACQDCWVRLGDGRRVRACSTLLEAGQQISREPGRSL
- a CDS encoding ABC transporter ATP-binding protein; this encodes MAFVQLEKLGKRYGEIDAVVATDLSVEKGEFVSLLGPSGCGKTTTLQMIAGFVEVTSGRIVLDGRDITHAKPASRGLGVVFQSYALFPHMTVKDNVAFGLRMRKVPGAEIQQRVDRVLKLVRLNQHAERYPRELSGGQRQRVALARALVIQPPVLLLDEPLSNLDANLREEMQFEIRRIQREVGITTLMVTHDQSEALSISDRVVVMQAGRITQIDAPYTLYEHPRTEFISGFVGKANLLPGERDTAGVVQVCSRGDGDLTLSLRPEKIDLRDAGHGRLQGKIASRFFLGSQWLYGVSTNLGELCVVRRNDGSAPLSEGTAVGLDWDAALLRVLSVDEVTA
- a CDS encoding M14-type cytosolic carboxypeptidase is translated as MTVAKSSLDISANFDSGNIQVIDLSDPLKPLLAIRPDTKSNHFQWFHFKASGLHVGQEHWFRLNNASQSSYNKAWDGYQAVASYDHVNWFRVPTIFEGDCLRFCLEATQTHAWFAYFEPYSRGRHDWLIEQALTKAGTELLATGKSVEGRDIQLLRKGTGAEGQRKVWIIAQQHPGEHMAEWFMEGVIERLEHHDDPVLNKLLASADLYLVPNMNPDGAFHGHLRTNAMGQDLNRAWQNASPEISPEVFFVQQQMEKYGVDMFIDAHGDEEIPHVFTAACEGNPGYTPRIEKLEEHFRSHLKHTTKDFQTKHGYTRDEPGQANMTLACNSVGQKFDCLSLTLEMPFKDHDEHPNPLTGWSGKRSKQLGKDVLTTVADMVGILR
- a CDS encoding anti-sigma factor; the protein is MISMPPSERDLHAYVDHQLNEDDRRLVETFLASNSDVSAQVRAWQQDAQQLRAALSGALQQTANPALDPAMIRQRLKRQSRRHLASAAVLLIAVSVGGFGGWQARQMTFISAQLPMTDALQAYRLIAQQEILPADYKASDDGDMQGWLDRYFTLANRLPDLADAGFKPVSGRLLSTEQGPAAMVVYKNQGGQKISFYVRPPGPKNYLLPRGSRSDGGLQAEYWSGGGYNYAMVSPTDTPAAQMLRQTLQF
- a CDS encoding IclR family transcriptional regulator, which translates into the protein MSDSIERNESKNEVGVGAVSRLFAVLRALGDTVEGGERVTQLAQHIGLSQPTTHRLLRSLMDEGMVEQDARSKRYRLSLDFFALAARAGNSGNLRELVRPALLRLSASLGDSLFLLARCGFDAICLDRSEGPFPIRTFTGDIGGRVALGVGQGSLAILAFLPEEERDTVIHYNLPRLKDFHLYDEVFLRSEVENVRKLGYAGRNTGVLQGMAGVAVPILDREGRAVAALSVATVSDRLGPDRLPTVVDMLKREAALIGPRINPFDPLLRRPSQVFGQG
- a CDS encoding ABC transporter permease; its protein translation is MSRNGPFALLFHTLVVLFMLAPLVVVCLVAFTPENTLSLPTTDFSLRWFRAVFERADFVDAFYNSLILAFSAASLATLIAVPAALAITRFEFPGRDFLNGLFLSPIIIPHLVLGVALLRLFALMGVNGSFAWLIFAHVLVITPYVLRLVLASAIGLDRSAEHAAQSLGAGRFTLFRQITLPMILPGVAGGWLLAFINSFDEVTLSIFVTSPATQTLPVRMYVYATESIDPMMAAVSALVIALTAVTMILLDRVYGLDRVLVGKQ